In one Desulfuromonas thiophila genomic region, the following are encoded:
- a CDS encoding integrase core domain-containing protein — RGLSLRMDHGTQYLSDHFQNQIKFWGITPSFAFVAEPQTNGVAERFNRTLKEQAIYGRVFRNITDVREAVMTFVELYNSEWRVEKNGFRSPDEIRQAA; from the coding sequence CGAGGGCTATCCCTGCGCATGGATCACGGCACCCAGTACCTCTCAGACCATTTTCAGAACCAGATCAAGTTCTGGGGGATCACTCCCAGCTTTGCCTTTGTTGCCGAACCCCAGACCAATGGAGTTGCCGAACGGTTCAACCGCACCTTGAAAGAGCAGGCCATCTATGGCCGGGTTTTCCGTAACATCACCGACGTTCGCGAAGCCGTGATGACCTTCGTGGAGCTTTACAACAGCGAATGGCGTGTTGAGAAAAACGGCTTCAGATCACCCGATGAAATCCGTCAGGCGGCGTAA